A stretch of Pueribacillus theae DNA encodes these proteins:
- the rplU gene encoding 50S ribosomal protein L21, whose protein sequence is MYAIIETGGKQVKVEEGQEVYIELLDAEVGDTVTFDKVLLVGGEDVKVGAPLIEGATVTGKVEKHGRSKKIIVYKFKAKKNYRRKQGHRQPYTKVTIEKINA, encoded by the coding sequence ATGTACGCAATTATAGAAACTGGCGGTAAACAAGTAAAAGTGGAAGAAGGACAAGAAGTTTACATTGAACTGCTTGACGCTGAAGTTGGCGATACAGTCACATTCGACAAAGTGCTTTTAGTTGGTGGAGAAGACGTGAAAGTTGGAGCCCCGCTTATTGAAGGTGCAACTGTAACTGGCAAAGTTGAAAAGCACGGCCGTTCCAAAAAAATCATTGTTTACAAATTTAAAGCGAAGAAAAACTATCGCAGGAAACAAGGCCATCGCCAACCTTATACAAAAGTAACAATTGAAAAAATTAACGCATAG
- the nadC gene encoding carboxylating nicotinate-nucleotide diphosphorylase, which yields MNKLLLREKLTQFFMEDIGVRDVTSSSIFKHGEQGSGVIVAKEDGVIAGLSIISEGYHILNPSMETKFHCTDGDRVKKGDVIAQVYGEIADLLSGERVILNLFQRMSGIATKTNEAVQKLRCSHTKVCDTRKTMPGLRMFDKYAVRCGGGDNHRVGLYDGVMLKDNHIAHIGSITKAVQKVREQVGHMVKIEVETESEEEVIEAVQAGADVIMFDNRSPKEIEAFVKLVPKHIITEASGGITVEALSDFRHTGVDYISLGELTHSVKAMDTSLLVEGGKKHENVRTDSE from the coding sequence ATGAATAAATTACTTTTAAGAGAGAAATTAACGCAATTTTTCATGGAGGATATTGGAGTTCGAGATGTAACAAGCAGTTCAATTTTTAAGCATGGGGAGCAAGGAAGCGGTGTTATTGTAGCCAAGGAAGATGGTGTTATCGCAGGATTATCGATTATCTCAGAAGGTTATCACATTTTAAATCCGTCAATGGAAACTAAATTTCACTGTACAGATGGGGATCGTGTAAAAAAAGGAGATGTCATTGCACAAGTATATGGAGAAATAGCCGATTTACTGAGTGGTGAACGGGTCATTCTGAATCTTTTTCAACGTATGAGTGGTATCGCTACGAAAACGAATGAAGCGGTACAAAAACTTCGCTGTTCTCATACAAAGGTGTGTGACACGAGAAAAACGATGCCGGGACTCCGAATGTTTGACAAGTATGCGGTTCGCTGTGGTGGAGGAGATAATCACCGCGTTGGTTTGTATGATGGTGTCATGCTAAAAGATAACCATATCGCACATATTGGAAGCATTACAAAAGCTGTTCAGAAAGTAAGAGAACAAGTGGGGCATATGGTAAAGATCGAAGTTGAAACAGAATCTGAAGAGGAAGTTATCGAAGCGGTTCAAGCGGGTGCGGATGTGATCATGTTTGATAATCGCTCTCCGAAAGAAATTGAAGCATTTGTTAAATTAGTTCCGAAGCATATCATTACAGAAGCTTCAGGAGGTATTACCGTCGAAGCTTTGTCAGATTTTCGCCATACTGGGGTTGATTATATATCGCTTGGAGAATTAACACATTCAGTAAAAGCAATGGATACGAGTTTACTCGTTGAAGGAGGCAAAAAACATGAAAATGTTAGAACGGATTCAGAATAA
- a CDS encoding IscS subfamily cysteine desulfurase, with amino-acid sequence MIYLDYAATTPISDKALEIYGHIAKNQYGNPKSLHDVGTIADHSLTASRKTLAELINGDEHGIYFTSGGTESNHLAILSLARAHKEKGKQIITSKMEHASVLQAFELLKKEGFDVRYVPVNAHGIVERDALANLITNETILVSLAYTNGEIGVIQNIEEIGAFLKKRKILFHSDCVQAFGKIEIDTQKANLSSISLASHKIYGPKGVGAVYISPEIKWKALFDDVTHENGFRPGTVNLPGIVSFVYAAEEACEAILSEQNRIQRLRDIFLSCIMDHDKIIVEEHPDSKAQSPYLLGLRLKGVEGQYTMLECNRHGIALSTGSACQIGEHTPSYTMHALGRTIDEAREFIRISFGKYTDEKDCITAANCLNEIVKNRE; translated from the coding sequence ATGATCTATTTAGATTATGCGGCAACAACACCTATATCAGATAAAGCGTTAGAAATATATGGTCATATCGCAAAAAATCAATACGGTAATCCAAAAAGTTTACATGATGTCGGCACCATTGCAGATCATTCATTAACAGCTTCCCGAAAGACACTTGCTGAATTAATTAACGGTGACGAGCATGGTATTTATTTTACAAGTGGTGGAACAGAATCCAATCATCTAGCAATTCTTTCACTTGCCCGGGCTCATAAAGAGAAAGGGAAACAAATTATTACATCTAAAATGGAACATGCTTCCGTGTTGCAAGCTTTTGAACTGCTGAAAAAAGAAGGATTCGACGTTCGTTACGTACCTGTCAATGCACACGGGATTGTTGAACGAGATGCTTTAGCCAATCTCATTACAAACGAGACGATACTCGTATCACTTGCCTATACAAATGGAGAGATTGGCGTCATCCAAAATATTGAAGAAATTGGAGCTTTCCTAAAAAAGAGAAAGATTCTATTTCACAGCGATTGTGTACAAGCATTTGGAAAAATAGAAATTGACACCCAGAAAGCGAACTTATCAAGTATTAGCCTAGCAAGCCATAAGATTTACGGTCCGAAAGGAGTGGGTGCAGTTTATATCTCGCCTGAAATAAAGTGGAAAGCATTGTTTGATGATGTTACACATGAAAATGGATTCCGTCCTGGGACAGTCAATCTTCCAGGCATCGTATCATTCGTATATGCTGCTGAGGAAGCTTGTGAAGCAATCTTGAGCGAACAAAATCGAATTCAACGTCTACGTGACATCTTTCTGTCGTGTATAATGGATCATGATAAAATTATCGTAGAGGAACACCCTGATTCCAAAGCTCAATCACCGTATTTGCTTGGATTGAGATTAAAAGGTGTGGAAGGACAATATACAATGCTTGAGTGCAACCGGCACGGGATTGCACTTTCCACAGGCTCCGCTTGTCAAATTGGTGAACATACGCCATCCTACACGATGCACGCTTTAGGAAGAACCATTGACGAAGCAAGAGAGTTCATAAGAATTTCATTTGGAAAATATACCGATGAAAAAGATTGCATCACTGCTGCGAATTGTTTAAACGAAATCGTCAAAAATCGAGAATGA
- the nadB gene encoding L-aspartate oxidase has translation MQIRRTDCLIIGSGIAGLMMAEILSQYREVTIITKSSWHDSNSFLAQGGIASVSTEDDHWTEHFLDTVKAGEYHNLAEMVRLLVTTAPEMVNKLKEIGVPFDRNKDGSFMLAQEGGHSRRRIFHAGGDATGKEIVSCLYERVRRHVTVIEYETAIELISKNGFCYGTWTVNSVGERTVYLASHTILSTGGLGQLYSFTSNHPNATGDGIALAYRAGAKLSDLEFIQFHPTLLIKDGKCLGLVSEAVRGEGARLVTDSGQFLMDGIHPMKDLAPRHIVANAIYNAISQGERVYLDISAIPLFEKRFPTISHICKVNGVSLSGGLLPVAPGSHFLMGGVVTDSVGRTNIKRLYAIGEVANTTVHGANRLASNSLLEAIVFAKCAAKSILNEGFLTTPIFEQAFNVSFCALPKVDEIRAVMDRYVGIVRHYEGLSYAVNWFETYLRKEEANQSFSLDDVTRRNMTMVGWLVAKSALLRTESRGGHNRSDYPNKSDKWCKKRIIHQHSSNGAKEMVNQ, from the coding sequence ATGCAAATAAGAAGAACGGATTGTCTCATTATTGGATCAGGTATTGCGGGGTTAATGATGGCAGAAATATTGTCCCAGTATAGGGAAGTTACGATAATTACGAAAAGTTCATGGCATGACAGCAATTCGTTTCTAGCTCAAGGAGGGATTGCATCCGTAAGTACAGAGGATGACCATTGGACCGAGCATTTTTTAGATACGGTCAAAGCAGGAGAATATCATAATTTAGCAGAAATGGTCCGGCTGCTCGTTACAACGGCGCCTGAAATGGTGAATAAGCTGAAAGAAATTGGGGTGCCTTTTGATCGAAATAAAGATGGATCGTTTATGTTGGCTCAAGAAGGAGGACATAGCAGAAGAAGAATTTTTCATGCAGGTGGGGATGCAACGGGAAAAGAAATTGTGTCGTGTCTTTACGAGCGTGTGAGACGACATGTAACAGTGATTGAATATGAAACAGCTATTGAACTTATTTCAAAGAATGGCTTTTGCTACGGGACGTGGACAGTTAACAGTGTAGGCGAGCGGACGGTTTATCTCGCGAGCCACACGATTTTGTCAACTGGTGGATTAGGCCAATTATACTCCTTCACCTCCAATCATCCGAATGCAACAGGAGACGGAATTGCGCTTGCGTATCGTGCTGGGGCAAAACTATCTGATCTTGAGTTTATTCAATTTCATCCGACTTTATTGATTAAGGATGGTAAATGCTTAGGGCTTGTCTCTGAGGCCGTTCGTGGTGAAGGAGCACGTCTCGTGACAGACAGTGGCCAATTTTTAATGGATGGCATTCACCCGATGAAAGACTTGGCACCTCGTCATATTGTTGCAAATGCCATTTATAACGCGATAAGTCAGGGAGAGAGAGTATATCTCGATATAAGTGCTATTCCATTATTTGAAAAGCGTTTCCCGACAATTTCTCACATTTGCAAAGTAAATGGTGTTTCTCTTTCAGGGGGCCTTCTTCCTGTTGCTCCAGGATCTCATTTTCTGATGGGTGGTGTTGTAACGGATTCAGTTGGACGGACGAATATTAAAAGGTTATATGCCATTGGTGAAGTAGCGAATACAACTGTTCATGGGGCGAACAGGCTTGCCAGCAACTCACTATTAGAAGCGATTGTTTTTGCAAAATGTGCGGCAAAATCAATTTTAAATGAAGGGTTTTTAACGACACCGATTTTTGAACAAGCTTTCAATGTCTCTTTTTGTGCTCTTCCAAAAGTAGATGAAATTAGAGCGGTAATGGACAGGTATGTTGGCATTGTACGTCATTATGAAGGTCTTTCGTATGCAGTAAATTGGTTTGAAACTTATTTAAGAAAAGAAGAAGCCAATCAAAGCTTTTCACTGGATGATGTAACAAGAAGAAATATGACAATGGTTGGCTGGCTTGTCGCTAAATCTGCTTTATTAAGAACGGAAAGTAGAGGAGGACATAACAGAAGCGACTATCCGAACAAATCGGATAAGTGGTGTAAAAAAAGAATCATTCATCAACATTCATCTAACGGAGCAAAGGAAATGGTTAATCAATAA
- the nadA gene encoding quinolinate synthase NadA, protein MKMLERIQNNQVLPQQYKSLDRHEMEKRVSEIKEKLGSRLFIPGHHYQKDEVIQFADATGDSLQLARLAQSNQSAKFIVFLGVHFMAETADILTNDDQIVILPDMRAGCSMADMANIHQLDRAWKKMLEQFEDTILPLTYVNSTAAIKAFCGKHGGATVTSSNAKEMLQWAFSQKSRVLFLPDQHLGRNTAFDLGINLDEMAVWDPIEDVFEYEGDLNKVKVILWKGYCSVHEKFTVQNVNDIRAKDPEINVLVHPECTHEVVRLSDFSGSTNFIIDTIEKAPAKSKWAIGTEMNLVNRLISMHPDKQIESLNPNMCPCLTMNRIDLPHLLWTLDNIVGDNIHNQISVDEETASFAQIALTRMLERSLKSLPEKVILVTQKTYI, encoded by the coding sequence ATGAAAATGTTAGAACGGATTCAGAATAATCAAGTGCTGCCACAACAATATAAATCTCTAGATCGACATGAGATGGAAAAAAGAGTGAGCGAAATAAAAGAAAAATTAGGTTCACGCCTCTTTATTCCTGGCCATCACTATCAAAAAGACGAAGTGATTCAATTTGCGGATGCAACAGGCGATTCACTTCAGTTGGCAAGATTAGCACAATCCAATCAATCAGCAAAATTTATCGTCTTTCTCGGTGTTCACTTTATGGCGGAAACTGCGGATATATTAACGAATGATGATCAAATCGTTATTTTGCCTGATATGAGAGCAGGTTGTTCGATGGCAGATATGGCCAATATTCATCAACTTGATCGAGCATGGAAGAAGATGCTTGAACAGTTTGAAGATACGATATTGCCGCTCACGTATGTTAATTCTACAGCGGCGATTAAAGCATTTTGCGGAAAACATGGTGGTGCAACGGTTACGTCTTCAAATGCGAAAGAAATGTTACAGTGGGCTTTTTCTCAAAAATCTCGTGTTTTATTTTTGCCTGATCAACATCTTGGGCGTAATACTGCTTTTGATTTAGGCATCAATTTAGATGAGATGGCTGTTTGGGATCCGATTGAAGATGTATTCGAATATGAAGGTGATTTAAATAAAGTGAAAGTTATTTTATGGAAAGGATATTGCAGTGTTCACGAGAAGTTTACAGTGCAAAATGTAAATGATATTCGAGCGAAAGATCCAGAGATCAATGTTCTCGTTCATCCTGAGTGCACGCATGAGGTTGTTCGCTTGTCCGACTTTTCAGGTTCGACGAATTTTATCATCGATACAATTGAAAAAGCTCCTGCTAAGAGTAAATGGGCAATAGGGACAGAAATGAATCTCGTTAATCGATTGATTTCGATGCATCCAGACAAACAGATTGAATCATTAAATCCGAATATGTGTCCATGCTTAACGATGAATCGAATTGATTTGCCTCATTTATTATGGACGCTTGATAACATTGTTGGGGATAACATTCATAATCAAATAAGTGTCGATGAAGAGACGGCTTCTTTTGCTCAAATTGCTTTAACAAGGATGTTAGAAAGGTCGCTCAAATCCCTTCCTGAAAAAGTCATATTAGTTACGCAGAAAACATACATTTAA
- the pheA gene encoding prephenate dehydratase, with amino-acid sequence MKISYLGPSGTFTEYAAKKIFPNDELIPYKTIPNCIDAVRENEVEYSVVPIENAIEGSVTVTVDYLFNGNGNRLPIVADITIPIKQHLMVHPYHEKTWELAKSIYSHPQAIAQAHHYLREKFPNASIHYTDSTASAAKFVRENPDEMIAAIGNQFAAETYGLQIVQHDIHDFQNNHTKFVVLSRKSEKLPKGNFYTGDRTTIKVTLPSDYPGALHQVLSAFAWRKLNLSKIESRPLKTGLGNYFFIIDVEMEADEVLIPGVKAELEALGCGVDIIGSYPCFKVE; translated from the coding sequence TTGAAAATAAGTTATCTTGGACCTAGTGGAACATTTACAGAATATGCCGCCAAAAAGATTTTTCCCAATGACGAGCTTATTCCATATAAAACGATTCCGAACTGCATTGATGCAGTAAGGGAAAATGAAGTCGAGTACAGTGTTGTGCCAATTGAAAATGCAATTGAGGGATCTGTCACAGTAACCGTTGATTACCTATTTAATGGAAACGGAAATCGGCTTCCGATTGTAGCTGACATTACGATTCCAATTAAACAGCATCTTATGGTTCATCCTTATCACGAAAAAACTTGGGAGCTGGCAAAATCGATTTATTCCCATCCCCAGGCTATTGCGCAGGCACATCATTATTTAAGAGAAAAGTTTCCGAATGCCTCGATCCATTATACAGATTCAACTGCTTCAGCGGCAAAATTTGTAAGGGAGAACCCGGATGAGATGATAGCGGCAATTGGAAATCAGTTCGCAGCGGAAACGTATGGGCTACAGATTGTCCAACATGATATCCATGACTTTCAAAATAATCATACGAAATTTGTTGTCTTGTCAAGAAAAAGTGAAAAATTGCCTAAGGGCAACTTTTACACTGGCGATAGAACAACGATAAAAGTGACACTGCCATCCGATTATCCGGGAGCGCTTCATCAAGTGTTGTCTGCTTTCGCGTGGAGAAAGCTAAACTTATCAAAAATCGAATCCAGGCCGTTAAAGACAGGTTTGGGCAATTATTTTTTCATTATTGATGTAGAGATGGAAGCAGATGAAGTGCTTATTCCTGGAGTGAAGGCTGAGCTTGAAGCATTGGGATGCGGCGTTGACATCATTGGAAGTTACCCGTGTTTTAAAGTGGAATGA
- a CDS encoding ACT domain-containing protein, protein MNLSLLNKVRKTGVKRKPVQYYLVREDVLTESMRKTLEAKALLESGKAEQINDAVAKVGLSRSAFYKYRDSVIAFHSLVKEKIITLFIFLQDRSGALSQVLQTVAELGCNVLTINQTIPLQGRANVTLSIETGTMVVGISELMHRLEEVDAVERVEVIGSGM, encoded by the coding sequence ATGAATTTGAGTTTATTGAATAAAGTGAGGAAAACCGGTGTGAAGCGAAAACCAGTCCAATATTATTTAGTTCGTGAAGATGTGTTGACCGAATCTATGAGAAAAACACTTGAAGCGAAGGCGCTGCTTGAAAGCGGAAAGGCAGAGCAAATCAACGATGCTGTAGCTAAAGTAGGATTGAGCCGGAGTGCATTTTACAAGTACCGGGATAGTGTCATTGCTTTCCATTCTCTTGTAAAAGAAAAAATAATCACACTGTTTATTTTCCTGCAAGATCGCTCCGGGGCATTGTCCCAAGTATTGCAAACGGTCGCTGAGCTTGGCTGCAATGTATTGACAATCAATCAGACCATCCCTCTTCAAGGAAGAGCCAATGTCACATTGTCGATTGAAACGGGCACCATGGTAGTCGGCATCAGTGAATTGATGCACCGCCTTGAAGAAGTTGATGCGGTGGAGCGTGTTGAAGTAATAGGGTCGGGAATGTGA
- a CDS encoding ribonuclease E/G, whose product MRKFFISNWQGKTILAVTENQKTVEIIVCNKKIGKLGNIYKGIVKKSKEAMDTYFVQIGQNEDGFLLAKDCLVERLEHGEEIVVQVVKERSRFKSAKLTMKLSFPGVFLVYSPFADYVAASKKMSNNERDKWISFAENQKRGHEGFIIRTAASDSTLEEVERELKHLRQTSSRLLWESNHLHAPTLLHEGFDCIEQAFHNYISSGIDEVVTDDKDEYEKIKTLVEKIDNDHSSIVTFQTNLPINVENEIQLALKKVVWLPDGSYLLIEETESMTMIDVNSGKSRSGVMEINKQAAIEAMRQLRLRNLGGMIVIDFLRMKKEDEQLILQEVQRASSADRKTVKIFGFTRMGLFELTRKKIGGTLKENLEPATAAQIDNQFGSW is encoded by the coding sequence GTGCGAAAATTTTTTATTTCCAATTGGCAAGGTAAAACAATCCTTGCGGTTACGGAAAATCAAAAAACAGTGGAAATAATCGTTTGTAACAAGAAGATTGGGAAACTCGGAAACATATACAAAGGGATTGTGAAAAAAAGCAAAGAAGCAATGGATACGTATTTTGTACAAATTGGGCAAAATGAAGATGGTTTTCTTCTCGCAAAAGACTGCTTAGTTGAGCGGCTTGAGCACGGAGAAGAAATTGTTGTCCAAGTTGTAAAAGAAAGAAGCCGGTTCAAAAGTGCAAAGTTAACGATGAAATTGTCGTTTCCCGGAGTTTTTCTTGTTTATTCTCCATTCGCGGATTATGTGGCAGCATCAAAAAAAATGTCCAATAATGAAAGGGATAAATGGATATCTTTTGCAGAAAATCAGAAGCGTGGGCATGAAGGATTCATCATCCGAACGGCAGCGAGCGATTCAACTCTTGAAGAAGTTGAGAGAGAACTGAAACATTTAAGACAAACGTCGAGTCGCTTGTTATGGGAAAGCAATCATTTACATGCCCCTACGCTTTTACACGAAGGCTTTGATTGCATTGAACAAGCATTTCACAACTACATCTCATCAGGAATTGATGAGGTTGTGACAGACGATAAGGATGAATACGAAAAAATAAAAACCCTTGTAGAGAAAATTGATAACGACCACTCTTCAATTGTTACGTTTCAAACTAATCTACCTATAAATGTTGAAAATGAAATTCAGCTTGCTCTAAAAAAAGTTGTTTGGCTTCCAGATGGAAGCTATCTTCTTATCGAAGAAACAGAATCAATGACAATGATCGACGTAAATTCGGGAAAGTCTAGGTCCGGAGTAATGGAAATTAACAAACAGGCCGCCATTGAAGCGATGCGCCAACTTCGCCTAAGAAATCTTGGTGGAATGATCGTCATTGATTTTCTCCGAATGAAAAAAGAAGATGAACAATTGATTTTACAAGAAGTGCAACGGGCCTCATCAGCTGATCGAAAAACAGTAAAAATTTTTGGTTTTACACGCATGGGTTTATTTGAATTAACAAGAAAAAAAATTGGCGGCACATTAAAAGAAAATCTAGAGCCCGCAACTGCTGCACAGATTGACAATCAGTTTGGTTCGTGGTAA
- the rpmA gene encoding 50S ribosomal protein L27: MLKMDLQFFASKKGVGSTKNGRDSIAKRLGAKRADGQLVSGGSILYRQRGTKIHPGLNVGRGKDDTLYAKVDGVVKFERYGRDKKQVSVYPAAQEA; the protein is encoded by the coding sequence ATGTTAAAAATGGATCTTCAATTTTTCGCATCGAAAAAAGGTGTAGGCAGTACGAAAAACGGACGTGATTCGATTGCGAAGCGACTTGGCGCAAAGCGCGCTGACGGCCAATTGGTTTCCGGAGGCTCCATCCTTTACCGTCAACGCGGGACAAAAATTCATCCAGGACTCAACGTCGGACGCGGTAAAGATGATACCCTTTACGCAAAAGTTGACGGCGTTGTTAAATTCGAGCGTTATGGCCGTGACAAAAAACAAGTAAGTGTTTACCCTGCTGCCCAAGAAGCATAA
- a CDS encoding ribosomal-processing cysteine protease Prp: MKKLTHSMVEIQVERSSNRITSFTLNGHADAGPYGYDLVCAAVSAVSIGAINAVFTLCNVELPTETGKEGGFLRCVVPNNLPKETDEKVQLLIEGMLVSLDAIAQEYSEHITIQEVFK, encoded by the coding sequence TTGAAAAAATTAACGCATAGCATGGTTGAAATTCAAGTTGAGCGTTCATCAAATCGCATTACGTCGTTCACACTTAATGGACATGCAGATGCGGGGCCTTATGGCTATGATCTTGTCTGTGCAGCCGTTTCGGCTGTCTCGATTGGTGCAATTAACGCAGTCTTTACATTGTGCAATGTTGAATTGCCAACAGAAACAGGCAAAGAAGGAGGCTTTCTCCGCTGTGTTGTTCCCAACAATTTACCAAAGGAAACAGATGAGAAAGTACAACTGCTGATCGAAGGAATGCTTGTTTCATTAGACGCTATCGCACAAGAGTACAGTGAACATATTACGATTCAAGAAGTATTTAAATAA
- a CDS encoding transcription repressor NadR: MKGNKEKILGDERRALILKWLKEEGKPITGSALAKRTNVSRQVIVQDISLLKAKNEPIVATAQGYLYMEQPPAKPPFQWVIAVKHKPEDTRKELEILVDHGVTVRDATIEHPVYGDLTGSLMISSRRDVDLFIKKMKSAKASLLSELTDGVHMHTLDAENEEQLQEACHALEKAGFLLRQND; this comes from the coding sequence ATGAAAGGGAACAAGGAAAAAATTTTGGGAGATGAAAGGCGTGCGCTTATTTTAAAGTGGCTAAAAGAAGAAGGAAAACCAATAACAGGCAGTGCCCTTGCTAAAAGAACGAATGTATCGAGGCAGGTTATAGTCCAAGATATTTCCCTGTTAAAAGCGAAAAATGAACCGATTGTAGCAACCGCACAAGGGTATTTATACATGGAGCAGCCGCCTGCTAAACCGCCTTTCCAGTGGGTTATTGCGGTGAAGCATAAGCCTGAAGACACGAGAAAAGAATTAGAAATCCTTGTGGATCACGGTGTCACTGTTAGAGATGCAACGATTGAACATCCAGTTTATGGTGATTTAACTGGATCCCTCATGATTTCCAGTAGAAGAGATGTTGACTTATTTATAAAAAAAATGAAATCGGCAAAGGCCTCCCTGCTATCAGAACTAACGGATGGGGTTCATATGCATACGCTGGATGCGGAAAATGAGGAACAGCTTCAGGAGGCTTGCCATGCTTTAGAAAAAGCTGGCTTTTTATTACGGCAAAATGATTAA
- the obgE gene encoding GTPase ObgE: MFIDQVKVYVKAGDGGNGMVAFRREKYVPDGGPAGGDGGKGADVVFEVDEGLRTLMDFRYNKHFKAKRGEHGGPKNRHGRNAEPLIVQVPPGTIIIDEDTGDAIADLTKHGQKVIAAKGGRGGRGNTRFATPANPAPHHAENGEPGMERNLILELKMLADVGLVGFPSVGKSTLLSVITSAKPKIADYHFTTLSPNLGVVETEDNRSFVIADLPGLIEGAHEGVGLGHQFLRHIERTRVIVHVIDMSGTEGRDPYDDYVTINEELRQYNLKLTERPQIIAANKMDIPGSEENLKQFKEKMKDDSPIFSISAITKKGLRDLLFEIANTLERTPEFPLVEVSEQEEHVTYRHEKEEEKGFSITRADDGAFVISGPNVERLFKMTDFSRDESVRRFSRQLRGMGIDDALRELGAEDGDTVRLLKYEFEFIE, translated from the coding sequence ATGTTTATCGATCAAGTAAAGGTTTATGTGAAGGCTGGCGATGGCGGCAACGGAATGGTTGCTTTCAGGCGGGAAAAATATGTTCCTGACGGCGGACCAGCGGGAGGAGACGGTGGGAAAGGGGCAGACGTCGTTTTTGAAGTGGACGAGGGGCTGCGCACGCTGATGGACTTCCGTTACAACAAACATTTCAAGGCCAAAAGAGGTGAACACGGTGGCCCAAAAAATCGTCACGGAAGGAATGCGGAACCATTGATCGTTCAAGTACCTCCCGGGACAATCATCATTGATGAAGATACCGGCGACGCTATAGCAGACTTAACGAAACATGGACAAAAGGTTATTGCTGCGAAAGGCGGCCGCGGGGGAAGAGGGAATACCCGATTTGCGACACCGGCAAATCCAGCGCCGCATCATGCTGAAAACGGCGAGCCCGGAATGGAAAGAAACTTAATCCTCGAATTGAAAATGCTTGCAGATGTAGGTCTTGTCGGCTTCCCAAGCGTCGGAAAATCAACGCTCTTATCCGTCATTACTTCTGCCAAGCCAAAAATAGCCGATTATCATTTCACGACGCTTTCACCCAATTTAGGGGTTGTTGAGACAGAAGACAACCGCAGCTTTGTGATCGCGGATTTACCCGGCTTGATTGAAGGCGCCCATGAAGGCGTAGGTCTCGGCCATCAATTTTTAAGGCATATCGAACGGACTCGGGTCATTGTCCATGTCATTGATATGTCCGGTACAGAAGGCCGCGATCCGTATGATGACTATGTCACAATTAACGAAGAGCTTCGCCAATACAATTTAAAACTGACTGAGCGTCCTCAAATCATTGCAGCAAACAAAATGGACATCCCTGGCTCTGAAGAAAATTTGAAGCAATTTAAAGAAAAAATGAAGGATGATTCTCCGATTTTCTCGATTTCGGCCATAACAAAAAAGGGCTTGCGGGATCTATTGTTTGAAATCGCAAATACGCTTGAAAGAACTCCGGAATTCCCGCTTGTGGAAGTTTCCGAACAAGAGGAGCATGTGACATACCGTCACGAGAAAGAAGAAGAAAAAGGTTTTTCGATTACACGGGCAGATGACGGCGCTTTTGTAATTAGCGGGCCAAACGTAGAGCGGTTATTCAAAATGACTGATTTTTCAAGAGATGAAAGTGTCAGGCGTTTCTCCCGCCAGCTTAGAGGCATGGGGATTGATGATGCACTTCGTGAATTAGGTGCTGAAGACGGCGATACGGTAAGATTATTAAAGTATGAATTTGAGTTTATTGAATAA